A stretch of DNA from Penaeus monodon isolate SGIC_2016 chromosome 20, NSTDA_Pmon_1, whole genome shotgun sequence:
NNNNNNNNNNNNNNNNNNNNNNNNNNNNNNNNNNNNNNNNNNNCTTANNNNNNNNNNNNNNNNNNNNNNNNNNNNNNNNNNNNNNNNNNNNNNNNNNNNNNNNNNNNNNNNNNNNNNNNNNNNNNNNNNNNNNNNNNNNNNNNNNNNNNNNNNNNNNNNNNNNNNNNNNNNNNNNNNNNNNNNNNNNNNNNNNNNNNNNNNNNNNNNNNNNNNNNNNNNNNNNNNNNNNNNNNNNNNNNNNNNNNNNNNNNNNNNNNNNNNNNNNNNNNNNNNNNNNNNNNNNNNNNNNNNNNNNNNNNNNNNNNNNNNNNNNNNNNNNNNNNNNNNNNNNNNNNNNNNNNNNNNNNNNNNNNNNNNNNNNNNNNNNNNNNNNNNNNNNNNNNNNNNNNNNNNNNNNNNNNNNNNNNNNNNNNNNNNNNNNNNNNNNNNNNNNNNNNNNNNNNNNNNNNNNNNNNNNNCTTCTATTTTCTgctatcctctcatcttctatctttttctatcctcttctatcctctcatcttctatcttctatccacatctatcctcttatcttctatcctatcctcttctatctttttctatcctcttctatcatcctcttctatcctctcatcttctatcttctatccacatctatcctcttatcttctatcctatcctcttctatctttttctatcctcttctatcaTCTCATCTNNNNNNNNNNNNNNNNNNNNNNNNNNNNNNNNNNNNNNNNNNNNNNNNNNNNNNNNNNNNNNNNNNNNNNNNNNNNNNNNNNNNNNNNNNNNNNNNNNNNNNNNNNNNNNNNNNNNNNNNNNNNNNNNNNNNNNNNNAGGTGCAGTCAGGTAAGACATGTGTGCAACAAATTGCCTTACAGTGGCCTTTACATATACCCAAAATGTAATGGTTATATGGGGTCTTGTGATNNNNNNNNNNNNNNNNNNNNNNNNNNNNNNNNNNNTTGATGTGTGAAATCAATTGAATGTGTTTCGTCTCTTAACTTAATGTAATCCATTTGCTCTTAAACATGATGCGTTTGTGTCTGTAATCGTATATGAATAGATGTACATTTATTGCTACTAATATCAAGTCATAAATACaaaatgtatgggtgtgtgttatgagtatggcatttattattataatagatttgtCAATTTTCTCATTAGGAAGATGCTGTGGCTCCTAAAGGAGCCGATGTTGAGATGGGACAACCaagaaaaatgtttatttcttCTCGGTCTTCTTGGGGAGGAGCACAGCCTGGATGTTAGGCAGAACACCACCCTGGGCAATGGTGACGCCAGACAGCAGCTTGTTGAGCTCTTCATCGTTACGGATGGCAAGCTGCAAGTGACGGGGGATGATACGGGTCTTCTTGTTGTCACGAGCGGCGTTACCTGCCAATTCCAGGACCTCAGCGGCCAGGTATTCCATGACGGCAGCCAGGTACACGGGGGCACCAGCTCCCACACGCTCGGCGTAGTTGCCCTTACGCAGAAGGCGGTGAATTCTGCCAACAGGGAACTGAAGGCCGGCCCTGCTGGAGCGGGACTTTGACTTGCCCTTTACCTTACCACCCTTACCACGACCAGACATGATGTTTGCTTGTTAGGTACTTTATAAACCTTATCGNNNNNNNNNNNNNNNNNNNNNNNNNNNNNNNNNNNNNNNNNNNNNNNNNNNNNNNNNNNNNNNNNNNNNNNNNNNNNNNNNNNNNNNNNNNNNNNNNNNNNNNNNNNNNNNNNNNNNNNNNNNNNNNNNNNNNNNNNNNNNNNNNNNNNNNNNNNNNNNNNNNNNNNNNNNNNNNNNNNNNNNNNNNNNNNNNNNNNNNNNNNNNNNNNNNNNNNNNNNNNNNNNNNNNNNNNNNNNNNNNNNNNNNNNNNNNNNNNNNNNNNNNNNNNNNNNNNNNNNNNNNNNNNNNNNNNNNNNNNNNNNNNNNNNNNNNNNNNNNNNNNNNNNNNNNNNNNNNNNNNNNNNNNNNNNNNNNNNNNNNNNNNNNNNNNNNNNNNNNNNNNNNNNNNNNNNNNNNNNNNNNNNNNNNNNNNNNNNNNNNNNNNNNNNNNNNNNNNNNNNNNNNNNNNNNNNNNNNNNNNNNNNNNNNNNNNNNNNNNNNNNNNNNNNNNNNNNNNNNNNNNNNNNNNNNNNNNNNNNNNNNNNNNNNNNNNNNNNNNACGCTAGCAGATCTCNNNNNNNNNNNNNNNNNNNNNNNNNNNNNNNNNNNNNNNNNNNNNNNNNNNNNNNNNNNNNNNNNNNNNNNNNNNNNNNNNNNNNNNNNNNNNNNNNNNNCTTCccgcttgggaaaaaaaattttaagNNNNNNNNNNNNNNNNNNNNNNNNNNAGGTAAAttagttttttataaaaagaggatttttttattactttattcagTGAGTCTACTTGAAGTAGTTCGTATATCTTGTTTTCTCACTTTACAATTACATTTGGTGCTCATTAAATTCTGGAGAAANNNNNNNNNNNNNNNNNNNNNNNNNNNNNNNNNNNNNNNNNNNNNNNNNNNNNNNNNNNNNNNNNNNNNNNNNNNNNNNNNNNNNNNNNNNNNNNNNNNNNNNNNNNNNNNNNNNNNNNNNNNNNNNNNNNNNNNNNNNNNNNNNNNNNNNNNNNNNNNNNNNNNNNNNTTTAANNNNNNNNNNNNNNNNNNNNNNNNNNNNNNNNNNNNNNNNNNNNNNNNNNNNNNNNNNNNNNNNNNNNNNNNNNNNNNNNNNNNNNNNNNNNNNNNNNNNNNNNNNNNNNNNNNNNNNNNNNNNNNNNNNNNNNNNNNNNNNNNNNNNNNNNNNNNNNNNNNNNNNNNNNNNNNNNNNNNNNNNNNNNNNNNNNNNNNNNNNNNNNNNNNNNNNNNNNNNNNNNNNNNNNNNNNNNNNNNNATATACATGTGCAGCATGCATGAACCAAGAGTAGTTTATATTTTATCCTAATGTGTTCTAAGATGGATTTGCAAATTCAAATTTGAAATCTTAAACATATTTCAATTTCCAGTGTTTTTATAGAGTGAAAATTGttatagaaaatgagaaaaaaagaaatacatctgGAAAATCATAAGAGCTAtgtgattatttgtttatataatatagtgactATTTTTTACCATAATAAACAtagtttgtgatttatttttgtatgtaaaatttaCAAGGGAATAAAGACTTAAATCattgatactgttattttttttggttttctaaaACAGGCCCTTTTTTGACAACTATTTCCCCATGATCTCTATTCTCTTTTAACCCAATACTGCTNNNNNNNNNNNNNNNNNNNNNNNNNNNNNNNNNNNNNNNNNNNNNNNNNNNNNNNNNNNNNNNNNNNNNNNNNNNNNNNNNNNNNNNNNNNNNNNNNNNNNNNNNNNNNNNNNNNNNNNNNNNNNNNNNNNNNNNNNNNNNNNNNNNNNNNNNNNNNNNNNNNNNNNNNNNNNNNNNNNNNNNNNNNNNNNNNNNNNNNNNNNNNNNNNNNNNNNNNNNNNNNNNNNNNNNNNNNNNNNNNNNNNNNNNNNNNNNNNNNNNNNNNNNNNNNNNNNNNNNNNNNNNNNNNNNNNNNNNNNNNNNNNNNNNNNNNNNNNNNNNNNNNNNNNNNNNNNNNNNNNNNNNCTTTCTTTCTACTAATGCTATGTATATCGATGGTGTTCGCAGNNNNNNNNNNNNNNNNNNNNNNNNNNNNNNNNNNNNNNNNNNNNNNNNNNNNNNNNNNNNNNNNNNNNNNNNNNNNNNNNNNNNNNNNNNNNNNNNNNNNNNNNNNNNNNNNNNNNNNNNNNNNNNNNNNNNNNNNNNNNNNNNNNNNNNNNNNNNNNNNNNNNNNNNNNNNNNNNNNNNNNNNNNNNNNNNNNNNNNNNNNNNNNNNNNNNNNNNNNNNNNNNNNNNNNNNNNNNNNNNNNNNNNNNNNNNNNNNNNNNNNNNNNNNNNNNNNNNNNNNNNNNNNNNNNNNNNNNNNNNNNNNNNNNNNNNNNNNNNNNNNNNNNNNNNNNNNNNNNNNNNNNNNNNNNNNNNNNNNNNNNNNNNNNNNNNNNNNNNNNNNNNNNNNNNNNNNNNNNNNNNNNNNNNNNNNNNNNNNNNNNNNNNNNNNNNNNNNNNNNNNNNNNNNNNNNNNNNNNNNNNNNNNNNNNNNNNNNNNNNNNNNNNNNNNNNNNNNNNNNNNNNNNNNNNNNNNNNNNNNNNNNNNNNNNNNNNNNNNNNNNNNNNNNNNNNNNNNNNNNNNNNNNNNNNNNNNNNNNNNNNNNNNNNNNNNNNNNNNNNNNNNNNNNNNNNNNNNNNNNNNNNNNNNNNNNNNNNNNNNNNNNNNNNNNNNNNNNNNNNNNNNNNNNNNNNNNNNNNNNNNNNNNNNNNNNNNNNNNNNNNNNNNNNNNNNNNNNNNNNNNNNNNNNNNNNNNNNNNNNNNNNNNNNNNNNNNNNNNNNNNNNNNNNNNNNNNNNNNNNNNNNNNNNNNNNNNNNNNNNNNNNNNNNNNNNNNNNNNNNNNNNNNNNNNNNNNNNNNNNNNNNNNNNNNNNNNNNNNNNNNNNNNNNNNNNNNNNNNNNNNNNNNNNNNNNNNNNNNNNNNNNNNNNNNNNNNNNNNNNNNNNNNNNNNNNNNNNNNNNNNNNNNNNNNNNNNNNNNNNNNNNNNNNNNNNNNNNNNNNNNNNNNNNNNNNNNNNNNNNNNNNNNNNNNNNNNNNNNNNNNNNNNNNNNNNNNNNNNNNNNNNNNNNNNNNNNNNNNNNNNNNNNNNNNNNNNNNNNNNNNNNNNNNNNNNNNNNNNNNNNNNNNNNNNNNNNNNNNNNNNNNNNNNNNNNNNNNNNNNNNNNNNNNNNNNNNNNNNNNNNNNNNNNNNNNNNNNNNNNNNNNNNNNNNNNNNNNNNNNNNNNNNNNNNNNNNNNNNNNNNNNNNNNNNNNNNNNNNNNNNNNNNNNNNNNNNNNNNNNNNNNNNNNNNNNNNNNNNNNNNNNNNNNNNNNNNNNNNNNNNNNNNNNNNNNNNNNNNNNNNNNNNNNNNNNNNNNNNNNNNNNNNNNNNNNNNNNNNNNNNNNNNNNNNNNNNNNNNNNNNNNNNNNNNNNNNNNNNNNNNNNNNNNNNNNNNNNNNNNNNNNNNNNNNNNNNNNNNNNNNNNNNNNNNNNNNNNNNNNNNNNNNNNNNNNNNNNNNNNNNNNNNNNNNNNNNNNNNNNNNNNNNNNNNNNNNNNNNNNCTGCGAACACCATCGATATACATAGCATTAGTAGAAAGAAAGNNNNNNNNNNNNNNNNNNNNNNNNNNNNNNNNNNNNNNNNNNNNNNNNNNNNNNNNNNNNNNNNNNNNNNNNNNNNNNNNNNNNNNNNNNNNNNNNNNNNNNNNNNNNNNNNNNNNNNNNNNNNNNNNNNNNNNNNNNNNNNNNNNNNNNNNNNNNNNNNNNNNNNNNNNNNNNNNNNNNNNNNNNNNNNNNNNNNNNNNNNNNNNNNNNNNNNNNNNNNNNNNNNNNNNNNNNNNNNNNNNNNNNNNNNNNNNNNNNNNNNNNNNNNNNNNNNNNNNNNNNNNNNNNNNNNNNNNNNNNNNNNNNNNNNNNNNNNNNNNNNNNNNNNNNNNNNNNNNNNNNNNNNNNNNNNNNNNNNNNNNNNNNNNNNNNNNNNNNNNNNNNNNNNNNAGCAGTATNNNNNNNNNNNNNNNNNNNNNNNNNNNNNNNNNNNNNNNNNNNNNNNNNNNNNNNNNNNNNNNNNNNNNNNNNNNNNNACAGTATCAATGATTTAAGTCTTTATTCCCTTGTAattatacaatacaaaaaataaatcacaatctatgtttattatggtaatgaaatagtcactatattatataaacaaataatcacaTAGCTCTTATGATTTCcagatgtatttctttttttctcattttctataaaCAATTTTCACTCTATAAAAACACTGGAAATTGAAATATAGTTATAGATTTCAATTAGAAGTAGCAACTCCATCTTAGAACACATTAGGATAAAATATAAACTACATCTTGGTTCATGCATGCTGCACANNNNNNNNNNNNNNNNNNNNNNNNNNNNNNNNNNNNNNNNNNNNNNNNNNNNNNNNNNNNNNNNNNNNNNNNNNNNNNNNNNNNNNNNNNNNNNNNNNNNNNNNNNNNNNNNNNNNNNNNNNNNNNNNNNNNNNNNNNNNNNNNNNNNNNNNNNNNNNNNNNNNNNNNNNNNN
This window harbors:
- the LOC119585764 gene encoding histone H2A translates to MSGRGKGGKVKGKSKSRSSRAGLQFPVGRIHRLLRKGNYAERVGAGAPVYLAAVMEYLAAEVLELAGNAARDNKKTRIIPRHLQLAIRNDEELNKLLSGVTIAQGGVLPNIQAVLLPKKTEKK